GTACCTGAAACGGGAGGACCTGCTCCACGGCGGGGCGCACAAGCTCAACAACGCGCTCGGGCAGGTGCTGCTGGCGAAGTACATGGGCAAAGAGCGGATCGTCGCGGAGACTGGCGCCGGCCAGCACGGGACGGCGACGGCGATGGCCGCGGCCCACCTCGACATGCCCTGCGAGATCTACATGGGCGAGACGGACATCCGGCGCCAGCGCCCCAACGTCTTCCGGATGAAGATCAACGGCGCCGAGATCACGCCCGTGACGACGGGTCGCGGGACGCTCAAGGAGGCCATCTCCGAGACGATGCGCGACTGGGCGACCACCGTCGAGACGACCCACTACGTCATCGGAAGCGTCGTCGGCCCCGCGCCGTTCCCGCGGATGGTCCGGGACTTCCAGGCGGTCATCTCGGAGGAGGCCCGGGAGCAGGTCCAGGAGAAGACCGGGCGCCTGCCCGACGCGGTGCTGGCCTGCGCCGGCGGCGGGTCGAACACGATGGGCGCGTTCCACCACTTCGTCGACGACGAGGACGTGGACCTGTACGCCGTCGAGGCGGGCGGTTCCTCCCTCGACGTGGACGAGGAGGCGGGCGTCGCGCCCAACTCGGCGTCGCTGTCGACCGGTGAGGAGGGCGTCCTCCACGGGGCGCGCACGAAGCTCCTGCAGGACTCGCACGGGCAGATCATGGAGTCCCATTCGGTCTCGGCGGGGCTGGACTACGCCGGGGTCGGCCCCGAGCTGGCCCACCTCGTCGACGAGGACCGGGTCGACGCGGTCAACGTCGACGACGACAGCGCGCTCGAAGCGTTCCACCGGCTCTCCCAGGACGAGGGCGTCATCCCGGCGCTGGAGACGGCCCACGCCTTCGGCTACCTCGAAGAGCACCACGACGAACTGGGCGATCTGGTGATCGTCAACGTCTCCGGCCGCGGCGACAAGGACCTGGAGACGGTGCTGGAGGAGACCGAGAAGCGCGACCTGGACGTGGCCCCGGACATGTCGGTGCTTCGCGCGGCCGCGGGCAGTGGAGGTGACCTCTGATGGCTACCGAAGCACGCTTCGTGCGCTTCGATGTCATCGGGCTCACCGGAGGTGAGCCCCGATGAGCCTGGAGCGCGTCTTCGCCGACGAACCGGCCTTCGTCCCCTACGTCGCCGCGGGCGACCCGACCTACGAGGAGTCCCTGGAGTACGTCGAGGCGCTCGAACGGGGCGGCGCCGACGTGATCGAACTGGGCCTGCCCTTCTCCGAGCCCATCGCCGAGGGGTCGACCATCCAGGAGGCGGTCGTCCGCTCGCTGGAGGGCGGGATGACGCCCGACCGCTACTTCGAGTTCGTCGAGGACCTGGACGTGGCGGTCCCGCTGGTCTGCATGACCTACTACAACCTGATCGCCCAGTACACCCACCCCGAGACGGGCGAGACGGGGCCGCGGGCGTTCGCCCGACGGGCCGACGAGGTGGGCATCGAGGGGTTCGTCGTCGTCGACCTCCCCGCCGAGGAGGCCGAGCCGCTCCGGGCGGCCTGCGACGAGTTCGGGCAGGACCTCGTCTTCATCATCGCGCCGACGACGAAGGGCGAGCGTTTGGAGCGGATGCAGGAGAACGTCTCTGGCTACGTCTACGTGCAGGCGCGCCTGGGCGTGACCGGCGCGCGCGACGACGTCTCCGACCAGACCGAGGAGTCGCTGGCCCGCGTCGACGACTGGGACGTGCCCAAGGCGGTCGGCTTCGGCATCAAGACCGGCGAGCACGCCGAGCGCATCGTCTCCGCCGGTGCGGACGGGATCATCGTCGGCTCCGCGCTGGTCGACATCATCGCCGAGGGGGCCGACCCCGAGGTGGACCAGCCCTTCGCCGAGACCGCCCAGCGCCTCGAATCGAAGGCCCGCGAGCTCAAGGAGGGCGCTCTCGCGGGCGCCGAGCGGGCCGCCGCGGAGCGTTCGGACTGACTCGCAGGACGGGCCGCAACCGGAAGGCAAATAACCGTACTTGCCACACCCTCACACAACATGACCGCAGGGAAAGACGCGCGCCTGGCCCGCATCGGGACAGGGGGCCGACACCTGATCGTCCCGATGGACCACGGGCTCACACTGGGGGCCGTCAAAGGCCTCGTCGACATCGAATCGACCGTCGACGCCGTCACGCGCGGCGGCGCCGACGCCGTGCTCACCCAGCGCGGCGTCGCCGACCGCGTCCACCCCAACGCGAACGGCGCCGGCTACATCGCCCACCTCAACGGCTCGACGAGCATCGGCCCGGACGAGAGCGACAAGCGACTGACCGGCACCGTCGAGGACGCCATCCGCGCGGGCGCCGACGCCGTCTCCTTCCACATCAACGTCGGCAGCGAGCACGAGCCCGACCAGATCACTCAGCTCGCCGAGGTCACCAGCGAGGCCGAGCGCTACGGCCTCCCCACGCTCGCGATGGCCTACGCCCGCGGCCACGACGTGCGCGACGACGACCCCGAGCTGTTCGCCGAGGACCTGGGCCACGCCGTCCGCCTCGCCGAGGAACTGGACGCCGACGTGGTCAAGACCGCCTACAGCGGCTCTGCCGAGACGTTCGGTCGCGTCGTCGAGTCCACCTCACTGCCGGTCGTCATCGCCGGCGGCTCCAAGGGCACGGATCGGGAGACCCTCTCGATGGTCCGCGGCGCCGTCGACGCCGGCGCGGACGGCGTCTCGATGGGCCGCTCCATCTTCCAGCACGACGACCCCGAGGCGATCACCGAAGCCGTCGCCGCCGTCCTCCACGACGACGCCTCCGCCGACGAGGCCATCGAAGCCGCCGGCCTCCCCGTCGAGGCCTGAGCGGCAGACGGGACCGCCCTTCTCACACTCGTTCGAGGACGACCAGCGCGGCGAGCCGATCCGGTTCGCGTTGACCAACGTCGCGACCGAGCGCGAGTCGACCGGTACTCGTCATCGATACGCGCTCCAGCGACGGACCGACGGGGCCTGGCGGACGGTCACGCTGTTCCCGGGCGGTCGAACGGGGTTCAACGCCACCGCCGTCTTCCACGACCCCGGCGAGGGCTTCGAGTGGTCGGTCCGAGCGAGCGCCACCGGCTTCTCCGCGGGGAAGTTCGTCGTCTGCGAGCGCCTCGCTGTCGGGGAGTACCGCTTCGTCTACGACGGGGCGCCCGCGCTCGCGGTGCGGTTCGAGGTCGTCGGCGCGAGCGACTCTCCGTCCGGCGCGAGCGGGCGACTATCGCGGTCGCGGCGCTCTAGCTCCCGTGGAACTCCTCCAGAATCTCGAAGTCGCGGGCGGTCTTGGTGAACTCCGAGAGGGGCCGCCGTTCCTCGCAGTTCTTGCAGCCGAACGCCTCGTCCGGCTCGTGGAGGTCGGCGGGGTTGGCTTCCCACTGTTCGTCGCATTCGGGACACTGGAGCTGGATCCAGGCCTCCTGCATACTCGTCCGTGGGGACGCCTCCCGAAAGAGCCTTGTGGCGATTCCCGGGGGCCGGCGCGACCCCCCGCCGACGGCGTCCCCGCCGGTGAGGTCTCCCACACGCCGACGGCGGCCGGCAGGTCGCCCGAGTCGCTCGCCGCGGCCGCCGGTCGCACGGCCGGTTCGTCCGTCGATACGTATCTGGAAAATAACTATATTTCTGCATGTGGTATATGGTACCACATGTCTCGATTTCCGCGGACGGACCGGAACGCTCGCATCGAGTGTGAATGCGGCGCGGCGGTCGTCAAGCGGGGGGACGACTACGTCTGCGTCGGTTGCGGGGCGCGCTCGGCCGTCGAACCCACGGCGGACGGGGCACAGAACGCCGGTCGCTGACCGGTCGCGTGGCCTCCGACGCGACGCCTCTGGCCCGACACTTCGTCGGCGACGACGGAGCCAGTGACCCCTGCATCGCCCGCGTGAGCGGCGGGCGGCGTGAACGTCGGAGAGTCGATCGTCCTTCGGATCCGCGCCGCCGCGCGTATCACCGCGGGTGTGGTGGTCGGCAGCGCCGGTCCCGTCTTGGTCGGAGCAGGGGGAGTCGGCGGCGATGCGGTCCTCGCCAGCGTCGTACTGTGGGTCGTCGCCCTCTTCGTCGGGCTCGTGGTCGGTCTCCAGGGCGTCATCGTGTTGCTCGAAGGCGTGGTCGATTCGACCGACTGACGAGGGCACAGCCCGTCGTATCGAACGGATCCGCGGTCGGGCGCCGTCGATCCGGGCGGGCGTCCACTCCGGACGGCGACTACTGACAGCAACCACAAGACATATTCCCGCCGTCCGTCCATTCGTGGGTACCTCGGTGGACAGCGGGTAGGGGTACTCGCGCATTCTGTCCACCGTAATCCCGCACGGCCAGCGACGGCCGTCACCGGGCGTATCGGCGGTGAGGCCGTCCGCGACGCGCTCCGAGCGGCCGTCGACCGATAGCGCCGCTTCCGCCACGTTCAAATCGGACGGGGGCGAGCGTGGATACATGACACGGCAAGTGTGGCTGAAGGCCGACGACGAAGTCGGCGACTGGGAGGCGCGAAAGCGCCGGATCACGGCGGGGCTGGAGGCGGGGGTCGACTGGGTCCTCGTCGACGAGTCCGACGTGGCCCGCGTGCGCGACCTCGGCGCCGTCAATATCGCGGCGTTCACCAACGGCGACGTACACGTGATGGACGCCGAGGCCGACGAGGACGGGGAACCGGACGCCGCCGTCGTCGGCAAGGACGGCGAGGGCGACGGCTCGATGGAGATCCCCGGCGACCTGTCGGGGTCGGCCGACCTCTCGGTGCTCCGCCAGGACGGGAAGGCGAGTGCGGGCTACGTCCGCATCTTCGACGAGCGCTACGAGGAGTTCGCCGAGGCGGTCGCCACGGCGGCCGACTACACCATCGTCGTCGGCGAGGACTGGCAGATCATCCCCCTCGAAAATCTCATCGCGCGCATCGGCGACGAGACGAGCCTCGTCGCGGGCGTCACCACCGCCGAGGAGGCCCGCACCGCCTACGAGACCCTGGAGATCGGCGCCGACTCGGTCCTGCTCGACACGGACAACGTCGACGAGATCCGCGAGACCGTCGAGGTCCGCGACGAGATGAGCCGCGAACAGCTCGACCTCACCACGGCCGAGATCACCGAGATCGAGCGGACCGGCTCCGCCGACCGCGTCTGCATCGACACGGGCAACCTCATGGAACACGACGAGGGGATGCTCGTCGGCTCGATGAGTCGGGGTCTCTTCTTCGTCCACGCCGAGACCGCCGAATCGCCGTACGTCGCCTCGCGACCGTTCCGCGTCAACGCCGGCGCGGTCCACGCCTACGTCCGCACGCCCGACGGCGGCACGAAGTACCTCTCGGAGCTGCGCAGCGGCGACGAGGTGCAGGTCGTCGACACCGAGGGCCGCACCCGCGAGGCCATCGTCGGTCGCGTCAAGAT
The window above is part of the Halosimplex rubrum genome. Proteins encoded here:
- a CDS encoding 2-amino-3,7-dideoxy-D-threo-hept-6-ulosonate synthase, with translation MTAGKDARLARIGTGGRHLIVPMDHGLTLGAVKGLVDIESTVDAVTRGGADAVLTQRGVADRVHPNANGAGYIAHLNGSTSIGPDESDKRLTGTVEDAIRAGADAVSFHINVGSEHEPDQITQLAEVTSEAERYGLPTLAMAYARGHDVRDDDPELFAEDLGHAVRLAEELDADVVKTAYSGSAETFGRVVESTSLPVVIAGGSKGTDRETLSMVRGAVDAGADGVSMGRSIFQHDDPEAITEAVAAVLHDDASADEAIEAAGLPVEA
- a CDS encoding DUF7836 family putative zinc-binding protein, which gives rise to MQEAWIQLQCPECDEQWEANPADLHEPDEAFGCKNCEERRPLSEFTKTARDFEILEEFHGS
- a CDS encoding 3-dehydroquinate synthase II; this translates as MTRQVWLKADDEVGDWEARKRRITAGLEAGVDWVLVDESDVARVRDLGAVNIAAFTNGDVHVMDAEADEDGEPDAAVVGKDGEGDGSMEIPGDLSGSADLSVLRQDGKASAGYVRIFDERYEEFAEAVATAADYTIVVGEDWQIIPLENLIARIGDETSLVAGVTTAEEARTAYETLEIGADSVLLDTDNVDEIRETVEVRDEMSREQLDLTTAEITEIERTGSADRVCIDTGNLMEHDEGMLVGSMSRGLFFVHAETAESPYVASRPFRVNAGAVHAYVRTPDGGTKYLSELRSGDEVQVVDTEGRTREAIVGRVKIEKRPMFRISAKVETDDGVDRIETLLQNAETIKVATADGRKAVTDLSEGDEVRVCYGDKARHFGEAIEESIIEK
- the trpA gene encoding tryptophan synthase subunit alpha, which encodes MSLERVFADEPAFVPYVAAGDPTYEESLEYVEALERGGADVIELGLPFSEPIAEGSTIQEAVVRSLEGGMTPDRYFEFVEDLDVAVPLVCMTYYNLIAQYTHPETGETGPRAFARRADEVGIEGFVVVDLPAEEAEPLRAACDEFGQDLVFIIAPTTKGERLERMQENVSGYVYVQARLGVTGARDDVSDQTEESLARVDDWDVPKAVGFGIKTGEHAERIVSAGADGIIVGSALVDIIAEGADPEVDQPFAETAQRLESKARELKEGALAGAERAAAERSD
- the trpB gene encoding tryptophan synthase subunit beta: MSTDKMFGEYGGQFVPESLMPAIEELTDAYERYVLDNEAGFVDEFQRRLADFGGRPLPLQHAESLSERYDTEVYLKREDLLHGGAHKLNNALGQVLLAKYMGKERIVAETGAGQHGTATAMAAAHLDMPCEIYMGETDIRRQRPNVFRMKINGAEITPVTTGRGTLKEAISETMRDWATTVETTHYVIGSVVGPAPFPRMVRDFQAVISEEAREQVQEKTGRLPDAVLACAGGGSNTMGAFHHFVDDEDVDLYAVEAGGSSLDVDEEAGVAPNSASLSTGEEGVLHGARTKLLQDSHGQIMESHSVSAGLDYAGVGPELAHLVDEDRVDAVNVDDDSALEAFHRLSQDEGVIPALETAHAFGYLEEHHDELGDLVIVNVSGRGDKDLETVLEETEKRDLDVAPDMSVLRAAAGSGGDL